In Rhizobium sp. ARZ01, a genomic segment contains:
- a CDS encoding pseudoazurin, translated as MRMILRSLAGAAFLTAALGGYAVAADHEIHMLNKGKEGAMVFEPSSLKIAKGDTVTFVPTDKSHNAESVKDLIPEGATPFKGKVNEAIKVTFDASGAYAVKCTPHVGMGMIALVVVDDAPANIDAIKSAKLPKKARERLDAAIAAAGL; from the coding sequence ATGCGCATGATCCTTCGTTCTTTAGCGGGCGCTGCTTTTTTGACCGCTGCCCTCGGTGGCTATGCTGTCGCCGCGGACCATGAGATCCATATGTTGAATAAGGGCAAGGAAGGGGCAATGGTCTTCGAACCGTCCTCCCTCAAGATTGCCAAGGGCGACACGGTCACCTTCGTTCCGACCGACAAATCCCACAACGCCGAATCCGTCAAGGATCTGATCCCGGAAGGCGCGACGCCTTTCAAGGGCAAGGTCAATGAAGCAATCAAGGTAACGTTCGACGCATCCGGCGCGTACGCCGTCAAGTGCACGCCGCATGTCGGCATGGGCATGATTGCTCTCGTCGTCGTTGACGATGCTCCGGCAAACATCGACGCGATCAAGTCTGCCAAGCTTCCCAAGAAGGCGCGCGAGCGTCTCGACGCAGCAATTGCGGCAGCCGGCCTCTAA
- a CDS encoding Crp/Fnr family transcriptional regulator, producing the protein MKIDKSLVRSIALFDRMSDADLDKFLSHAVPRRVPAGEAVFEQGASATHFFLLLHGRLKVTQVTEDGQQIIVRVVHPGDLFGFAKALQRSDYPGTALAVSESIALCWPTELWPQFIDRNPRLAVTAMQTIGQRLEEAHTRIREMSTQEVERRVAHAVLRLAEQAGRKEGTGVRIDFPISRQDIAEMTGTTLHTVSRILSAWEGKGLVEGGRQKLIIIDINGLSALAAHVKD; encoded by the coding sequence GTGAAGATCGACAAGAGCCTCGTCAGGTCCATTGCGCTGTTCGACAGGATGAGCGACGCGGATCTGGACAAGTTTCTGAGCCATGCGGTACCCCGCCGGGTGCCCGCAGGCGAAGCGGTGTTCGAGCAGGGTGCTTCGGCAACGCATTTCTTCCTTCTGCTGCACGGCCGGCTGAAGGTCACCCAGGTGACCGAGGACGGCCAGCAGATCATCGTGCGCGTCGTCCATCCGGGTGATCTTTTCGGTTTTGCCAAGGCCCTGCAGCGCTCGGACTACCCCGGGACGGCGCTGGCGGTTTCAGAAAGCATCGCTCTGTGCTGGCCGACCGAGCTCTGGCCACAATTCATCGACCGGAACCCGCGCCTGGCCGTCACTGCCATGCAGACGATCGGGCAGCGACTGGAAGAAGCGCACACGCGCATCCGGGAAATGTCGACACAGGAAGTCGAGCGAAGGGTCGCACATGCGGTCCTGCGCCTTGCCGAACAGGCCGGAAGGAAGGAAGGCACAGGCGTCAGGATCGACTTTCCCATTTCCCGGCAGGACATCGCCGAGATGACCGGGACCACGCTCCACACCGTGTCAAGAATTCTCAGTGCCTGGGAGGGCAAGGGACTGGTGGAAGGCGGTCGCCAGAAGCTGATCATTATTGACATCAACGGTCTTTCCGCGCTGGCGGCGCATGTGAAAGATTGA
- a CDS encoding formylglycine-generating enzyme family protein: MSTFQAALSNSLFQTLIPVTILAGLTAGIAHQTGFFTAPPPGAALFEPQTVTIPPRTFSYRADGEFIRGTYATDAPMQTVTETRPLTIMKHQVSLAEYGACVSDGACKAPEAVSYSLGDVPVTGVNYEDAQAYAKWLSERTGESWTLPTDQQLAFAAGTGFPDDAFGLEDDGSNPAIRWLADYRREAAERSKRDPVPRVLGSYGENEYGLSDFGGNVWEWTNTCHRRVQLDKDGSVVRSEDICGVYVTVGNHRAPMTSFIRDPKSGGCAVGTPPDNLGFRLVKSTEWYAPLLKALHDRGIQL; the protein is encoded by the coding sequence ATGTCAACATTCCAAGCTGCTTTATCGAACTCGCTGTTTCAAACGCTCATTCCCGTCACGATTTTGGCCGGGCTTACCGCCGGCATCGCCCACCAGACGGGCTTTTTCACTGCGCCACCTCCCGGTGCGGCATTGTTCGAACCACAGACGGTCACCATTCCGCCGCGCACTTTCTCGTATCGTGCCGATGGCGAATTCATCCGCGGTACCTATGCCACCGATGCTCCGATGCAGACCGTCACCGAAACCCGGCCACTGACGATCATGAAGCACCAGGTTTCGTTGGCCGAGTATGGCGCTTGTGTTTCGGACGGCGCCTGCAAGGCGCCCGAAGCAGTTTCGTACTCGCTGGGCGACGTTCCGGTGACGGGTGTCAACTATGAGGATGCCCAGGCCTATGCCAAATGGTTGTCGGAAAGGACGGGTGAAAGCTGGACCCTGCCAACCGACCAGCAACTGGCGTTCGCTGCCGGAACAGGTTTTCCCGACGACGCCTTTGGCCTGGAGGACGATGGCAGTAATCCGGCCATCCGCTGGCTTGCGGACTACCGTCGCGAAGCGGCGGAGCGTTCGAAGCGTGACCCGGTGCCGCGCGTTCTCGGCAGCTATGGCGAAAACGAATACGGCCTCTCGGACTTCGGCGGAAACGTTTGGGAGTGGACCAATACCTGCCATCGCCGCGTCCAGCTGGACAAGGATGGTTCGGTCGTCCGCAGCGAAGACATTTGCGGTGTCTACGTCACGGTGGGCAACCATCGTGCGCCGATGACTTCGTTCATACGCGATCCCAAAAGCGGCGGCTGCGCCGTCGGCACGCCGCCCGACAACCTCGGCTTCCGCCTAGTCAAATCGACCGAATGGTATGCCCCGCTGCTGAAGGCACTCCATGACAGGGGCATTCAGCTGTAA
- the nirK gene encoding copper-containing nitrite reductase, which translates to MTDQFQVTRRTILAGAAFAGAVAPMVTASFAQAEEAPPAKMNPTDLSHLPRVKVELVKPPFVHEHTQKAEGGPKVVEFTLTIEEKKMILDDAGTEVHAMTFNGSVPGPLMVVHQNDYVELTLINPETNTLQHNIDFHSATGALGGGALTIVNPGEKAILRFKATKAGVFVYHCAPPGMVPWHVTSGMNGAIMVLPREGLTDGHGKELVYDKVYYVGEQDFYVPKDEKGNYKKYETAGDAYADTLVVMRSLTPSHVVFNGAVGALTGENALKAAVGEKVLIVHSQANRDTRPHLIGGHGDYVWQTGKFNNVPDRDQETWFIPGGTAGAAFYTFEQPGIYAYVNHNLIEAFELGAAGHFTVTGDWNDDLMTAVLAPSQT; encoded by the coding sequence ATGACCGACCAATTCCAGGTAACCAGGCGCACGATTCTGGCTGGTGCAGCATTCGCCGGTGCAGTTGCACCGATGGTTACTGCAAGTTTCGCGCAGGCTGAAGAGGCCCCTCCAGCCAAGATGAACCCGACCGATCTGTCGCACTTGCCACGCGTAAAGGTTGAACTCGTCAAGCCTCCGTTTGTCCACGAGCACACCCAGAAGGCTGAGGGCGGCCCCAAGGTCGTCGAGTTCACGCTGACGATCGAAGAGAAGAAAATGATCCTCGACGACGCCGGCACTGAAGTGCATGCGATGACCTTCAACGGATCGGTACCTGGCCCGCTGATGGTCGTGCATCAGAACGACTATGTCGAACTGACGCTGATCAACCCGGAGACCAACACTCTGCAGCACAACATCGACTTCCACTCGGCAACGGGTGCGCTCGGTGGTGGTGCGCTGACGATCGTCAACCCCGGCGAGAAGGCCATCCTGCGCTTCAAGGCCACTAAGGCAGGCGTGTTCGTCTACCACTGCGCACCTCCCGGCATGGTTCCCTGGCACGTCACCTCGGGCATGAACGGCGCAATCATGGTGCTGCCGCGCGAAGGCCTGACCGACGGCCACGGCAAGGAACTGGTCTACGACAAGGTCTACTATGTCGGCGAACAGGACTTCTACGTGCCGAAGGATGAGAAAGGCAACTACAAGAAGTACGAGACCGCCGGCGATGCCTATGCCGACACGCTTGTAGTCATGCGCTCGCTGACACCGAGCCACGTGGTTTTCAACGGTGCCGTTGGTGCCTTGACCGGCGAAAATGCCCTCAAGGCAGCAGTGGGTGAGAAGGTTCTGATCGTCCATTCGCAGGCCAACCGTGACACCCGTCCGCACCTGATCGGCGGACACGGTGACTACGTCTGGCAGACCGGCAAGTTCAACAACGTGCCGGATCGCGACCAGGAAACCTGGTTCATCCCGGGCGGTACTGCAGGTGCTGCCTTCTACACCTTCGAGCAGCCCGGCATCTACGCCTACGTGAACCACAACCTGATCGAAGCGTTCGAACTCGGCGCAGCAGGCCACTTCACCGTCACCGGTGACTGGAACGACGACCTGATGACCGCCGTCCTGGCTCCGTCGCAGACGTAA
- a CDS encoding NnrS family protein, with product MTTSQSAKRTGGIPRGLSQTGPVLFSYGFRPFFLGGAVWAFTAMVLWLAALSGRLDIAGEYGVFSWHAHEMLFGYASAVLAGFLLTAVPNWTGRLPVSGWPLFGLFLLWLVGRLAFLASDAIGVRAAVALDMLFMPALLFICVREVVAGRKWNDLKVITGLLALTLANAAYHYEVIASGQPDRAYRLAIAAYVGLIMVIGGRIIPSFTRNWINRLGRKDFPVPFNSFDTAAIVTGVVALGLWVALPESRITAAGGVIAAAVHTVRLSRWRGWTTFSEMLVAILHVAYLFVPLGFLAIALSAIDIIDAKSALHVVTIGTVALMMLAVTTRATRGHTGRDLTASPMTTLSYGLMVLCALARPAAGFLPDHAPVLYTLSGALWLAAFALFIVEYGPMLVRTRRKI from the coding sequence ATGACGACGTCACAATCAGCAAAGCGGACCGGAGGCATCCCCCGGGGGCTTTCGCAAACCGGTCCGGTTCTCTTTTCTTATGGCTTCCGCCCGTTCTTTCTTGGCGGGGCAGTTTGGGCCTTTACTGCAATGGTGCTTTGGCTCGCCGCACTCTCCGGAAGGCTTGATATTGCTGGAGAATACGGCGTTTTCAGTTGGCACGCCCACGAAATGCTGTTCGGCTATGCCTCGGCGGTCCTCGCCGGCTTCCTGCTGACGGCCGTGCCGAACTGGACCGGTCGACTTCCCGTGTCGGGCTGGCCGCTGTTCGGCCTGTTTCTGTTATGGCTCGTCGGGCGGCTGGCGTTTCTCGCCTCGGATGCGATCGGGGTCCGCGCCGCGGTCGCCCTCGACATGCTGTTCATGCCGGCCCTGCTTTTCATCTGCGTGCGCGAAGTTGTCGCAGGCCGCAAGTGGAACGACTTGAAGGTGATCACCGGCCTTCTGGCGCTAACCCTTGCCAACGCCGCGTATCACTATGAGGTTATCGCCAGCGGCCAGCCGGATCGCGCCTATCGGTTGGCGATCGCAGCCTATGTCGGCCTGATCATGGTCATCGGCGGCCGGATCATCCCGAGCTTCACGCGTAACTGGATCAACCGGCTTGGCCGGAAGGATTTCCCCGTACCCTTCAATAGCTTCGACACCGCGGCGATCGTCACGGGCGTCGTCGCGCTCGGTCTTTGGGTGGCGCTGCCGGAAAGCCGTATCACGGCCGCAGGTGGCGTGATTGCAGCGGCCGTCCATACCGTGCGCCTTAGCCGTTGGCGCGGCTGGACGACATTCTCGGAAATGCTGGTCGCGATCCTGCACGTGGCCTATCTTTTCGTGCCGCTTGGCTTTCTTGCGATCGCGTTGTCGGCGATCGACATCATCGACGCCAAGTCGGCATTGCACGTCGTGACGATCGGCACGGTCGCCTTGATGATGCTGGCCGTGACGACGCGTGCGACCCGCGGCCACACGGGACGGGATCTGACGGCCTCGCCGATGACGACCCTGTCCTATGGTTTGATGGTACTGTGCGCGCTCGCGCGCCCGGCGGCCGGGTTTCTTCCCGACCACGCGCCGGTGCTCTACACACTGTCGGGTGCACTGTGGCTCGCAGCTTTCGCTCTGTTCATCGTCGAGTATGGACCGATGCTCGTGCGCACACGCCGGAAGATCTAG
- a CDS encoding sensor domain-containing diguanylate cyclase, with protein MISDSVVDVALRELFDLSPVPFSISTTEHHSRYIKVNPAYLRLIGRTWDEINGQPLTDDLPYSSDDPARLHRMNLLDTQGFYELAEVEMRHVSGRIIPTLISAQRRRIDGESFDIEIILDNSERKAFERAILDAAFTDAMTGLQNRASFESYLRRALTEANADSRIVLAYIDLNRFKKINDEHGHSVGDKLLRAIAKRLVEWSAHNDFVARLGGDEFAIVSSTAATEEFSLARFFDLGQRIAKNIVMDESILRVGAAIGVTEASPGVSFDALLDGADKLMYAAKATGKLVDVCSSARLHKRTGRILTNHASCSAF; from the coding sequence ATGATTTCCGACAGTGTTGTCGACGTCGCCTTAAGAGAGCTGTTCGATCTATCGCCTGTGCCGTTCTCCATCTCCACGACCGAACATCACTCCCGCTACATCAAGGTCAACCCGGCCTATCTCCGCTTGATCGGCCGCACCTGGGATGAAATCAACGGTCAGCCGCTCACTGACGACCTTCCTTATTCATCCGACGATCCGGCACGCTTGCACAGGATGAACTTGCTCGACACGCAGGGCTTCTACGAGCTTGCCGAAGTGGAGATGCGGCATGTCAGCGGGCGCATAATCCCCACATTGATCAGCGCGCAACGGCGCAGGATCGACGGAGAGAGCTTCGATATAGAAATCATCCTCGACAACTCGGAGCGAAAAGCCTTCGAGCGCGCGATCCTGGATGCAGCCTTCACGGATGCCATGACTGGCCTGCAGAATCGTGCCTCTTTCGAGAGCTACTTGCGCAGGGCGCTGACTGAAGCAAACGCCGATTCTCGAATCGTCCTTGCCTACATCGACCTCAACCGTTTCAAGAAAATCAACGACGAACATGGCCATTCTGTTGGTGACAAGCTCTTGAGAGCGATCGCGAAGCGGTTGGTTGAGTGGAGTGCTCACAACGATTTTGTTGCCCGACTGGGGGGCGACGAGTTCGCGATTGTCTCTTCCACTGCAGCAACTGAAGAGTTTTCGCTTGCGCGGTTCTTCGATCTCGGCCAGCGGATTGCCAAGAACATTGTCATGGATGAGAGCATTCTTCGGGTTGGCGCTGCGATAGGAGTTACCGAGGCATCTCCGGGGGTAAGCTTTGACGCGCTTCTCGATGGCGCAGACAAATTGATGTATGCAGCCAAGGCCACCGGCAAACTCGTCGACGTGTGCTCGAGCGCCAGGCTGCACAAGAGAACTGGCCGCATATTGACGAACCACGCTTCATGCAGTGCCTTCTGA
- a CDS encoding pilus assembly protein TadG-related protein, whose translation MQKVRKSNMRCLFEDKGGNFGIMTALLIPVLFLAGSVALNIATATKESSKMQAALDAAAISAVKAYGEGDSESDALQQATEIFFLNFGKPSVLDQPDADSSFPGAAIQLAFTESGEETAATAAYSADYDPVFWGLSPYKISRESVAVRAQDGEACILALHPTAPRAFEVSGSAKVDTSNCTITSNSTDAQSIYLGGAATLKAECLYAAGKISATLASLDLVCGKGQENVSRTPDPFKKKAMPNAGNLVSLAGCGQNFVGNGGGNGDCNGTGKTPNKAPDGYAVTLKPGTYGGLEIKGKVNLQPGNYIIDGGTLKLTSQSVVNAEGVTFFLLNGAQIDIHGGSTFHVTAPTTGTWAGFSIVAARNNTQPAVINGNSASSLAGIIYMPASKEIQYSGNGSTGGECVRIVAQEITMIGNSSFKIDCKTELADNEINNPGAIRLVK comes from the coding sequence ATGCAAAAGGTCCGCAAGAGCAACATGCGCTGCCTCTTCGAAGATAAAGGCGGCAATTTTGGCATAATGACAGCGCTGTTGATCCCAGTCCTTTTCCTGGCTGGTTCGGTGGCGCTCAACATCGCGACTGCAACGAAGGAAAGCTCCAAGATGCAGGCCGCACTCGACGCAGCGGCAATTTCCGCAGTCAAGGCCTATGGAGAGGGAGACAGCGAAAGCGATGCCCTGCAGCAAGCGACCGAAATCTTCTTTCTGAATTTCGGAAAGCCCTCCGTCCTCGATCAGCCCGACGCTGACAGCTCGTTTCCGGGAGCGGCAATTCAGCTTGCATTTACGGAGAGTGGCGAGGAAACGGCCGCCACCGCGGCCTACTCCGCCGACTATGACCCGGTCTTCTGGGGACTGAGCCCCTACAAGATAAGCAGAGAGAGCGTCGCCGTTCGCGCCCAGGATGGGGAAGCCTGTATCCTGGCCCTCCATCCAACCGCCCCTCGAGCCTTTGAAGTAAGCGGAAGCGCGAAGGTAGACACATCGAACTGTACGATCACGTCGAATTCGACCGACGCGCAGTCGATATATCTCGGTGGTGCCGCCACCCTGAAGGCCGAATGTCTTTACGCGGCCGGCAAAATATCGGCAACGCTCGCCAGTCTGGATCTGGTCTGCGGCAAGGGGCAGGAGAACGTTTCGCGGACGCCTGATCCATTCAAGAAGAAGGCGATGCCGAATGCGGGCAACTTGGTAAGCCTGGCCGGATGCGGGCAGAATTTCGTCGGCAACGGCGGTGGCAACGGGGATTGCAACGGCACCGGCAAGACTCCGAACAAGGCGCCTGACGGGTATGCGGTAACGCTGAAGCCCGGCACCTATGGCGGGTTGGAGATCAAGGGAAAGGTCAATCTCCAACCTGGAAACTACATAATTGATGGCGGCACGCTCAAGCTTACCAGTCAATCGGTGGTCAATGCGGAGGGGGTGACCTTCTTCCTGCTGAACGGAGCGCAGATCGACATACACGGCGGCTCGACTTTCCACGTCACCGCACCAACGACCGGGACCTGGGCCGGTTTTTCGATCGTTGCGGCGAGAAACAACACACAGCCGGCGGTCATCAACGGCAACAGCGCGTCGTCGTTGGCAGGCATCATCTACATGCCCGCATCGAAGGAGATTCAATACTCGGGTAATGGCTCCACCGGGGGTGAATGTGTCCGCATCGTCGCGCAGGAGATCACCATGATCGGCAACAGCAGTTTCAAGATCGATTGCAAGACGGAACTGGCCGACAACGAAATCAACAACCCGGGCGCTATTCGGCTGGTGAAGTGA
- the ugpC gene encoding sn-glycerol-3-phosphate ABC transporter ATP-binding protein UgpC encodes MATVDLKDVRKVYAGGVEAVKGVSIAIPDKALCVLVGPSGCGKSTLLRMIAGLETISAGSCAIDGKVVNAIGPTERDIAMVFQNYALYPHMKVYDNMAYGLRNRGTPKDEIDKRVRSTAKTLELEHLLERRPRELSGGQRQRVAMGRAIVRNPKVFLFDEPLSNLDAKLRGQMRVEIKNLQRNLGVTSVYVTHDQLEAMTLADVLVVMNAGLVEQSGAPLDIYEKPASTFVASFIGAPPMNLLPLRSGQLEGAVTLPVVPANAATLGFRPEDCEVRIEADGVAADGALRLVAQVEGVEPVGAESFLYCQAAGGRIVVRVPGRTEVQPGDQLPVFARREKLHFFGSDGRRV; translated from the coding sequence ATGGCAACCGTCGATCTCAAGGACGTTCGCAAGGTTTATGCTGGCGGCGTCGAAGCCGTGAAAGGCGTCTCCATCGCCATTCCCGACAAGGCGCTGTGCGTTCTGGTCGGTCCGTCAGGCTGCGGCAAGTCAACGCTTCTGCGCATGATCGCGGGCCTGGAAACCATCTCCGCCGGCAGCTGCGCCATCGACGGAAAGGTGGTCAACGCGATCGGCCCGACCGAGCGTGACATCGCCATGGTGTTCCAGAACTATGCGCTTTATCCGCATATGAAGGTCTACGACAACATGGCCTACGGCCTGCGCAACCGCGGCACGCCGAAGGACGAGATCGACAAGCGGGTGCGTTCGACGGCGAAAACGCTCGAACTCGAGCACCTGCTGGAGCGTCGCCCACGCGAACTCTCCGGTGGCCAGCGGCAGCGCGTCGCCATGGGCCGTGCGATCGTCCGCAACCCCAAGGTCTTCCTGTTCGACGAGCCGCTGTCCAACCTCGACGCCAAGCTTCGCGGGCAGATGCGCGTCGAGATCAAGAACCTGCAGCGCAATCTCGGGGTCACCTCGGTCTATGTCACCCACGACCAGTTGGAGGCGATGACGCTGGCCGACGTTCTTGTGGTGATGAATGCCGGCCTGGTCGAACAGTCGGGGGCACCGCTCGACATCTACGAGAAGCCGGCCTCGACCTTCGTGGCCTCCTTCATCGGCGCGCCGCCGATGAACCTCCTGCCGCTCCGCAGCGGCCAGCTCGAAGGTGCAGTCACGCTGCCGGTCGTACCCGCCAATGCTGCGACGCTCGGCTTCCGTCCCGAGGATTGCGAGGTGCGTATCGAGGCCGACGGCGTCGCCGCTGATGGCGCGCTTCGCCTGGTGGCTCAGGTCGAAGGCGTCGAGCCCGTGGGGGCGGAGAGCTTCCTTTACTGCCAGGCTGCCGGCGGGCGCATCGTCGTGCGTGTGCCCGGCCGCACCGAAGTCCAGCCCGGCGACCAACTGCCGGTGTTCGCCCGGCGCGAGAAGCTGCATTTCTTCGGCAGTGACGGCAGACGAGTCTAA
- the ugpE gene encoding sn-glycerol-3-phosphate ABC transporter permease UgpE, translated as MIGQSVAGIYLAHAVLILGILIVAFPIYYTFVASTHSLQTILRPPLPLLPGDRFIENYSEALFGGVGRIGGVSVTTLLVNTTIVALGIAIGKIIISIVSAYAIVFFRFPGRMFFFWLIFITLMLPVEVRILPTYKVMVDLGLIDTYAGLIVPLIASATATLLFRQFFLTIPGELVEAARVDGAGPWRFFKDILLPLSRTNIAALFVILFIYGWTQYLWPLLVTNRNDMNTIVIALRKMISFADADTEWHLVMVTSMFAIVPPILVVVLMQRWFVRGLVETEK; from the coding sequence ATGATCGGTCAGTCGGTTGCAGGCATCTATCTGGCGCACGCCGTGCTGATCCTCGGCATCCTGATCGTGGCGTTTCCGATCTACTACACCTTCGTCGCCTCGACCCATTCGCTGCAGACGATCCTGCGTCCGCCGCTGCCGCTACTGCCCGGCGATCGCTTCATCGAAAACTATTCGGAGGCGCTGTTCGGCGGCGTCGGCCGCATCGGCGGGGTCAGCGTGACGACGCTTCTCGTCAACACCACCATCGTCGCGCTCGGCATCGCCATCGGCAAGATCATCATCTCAATCGTGTCTGCCTATGCCATCGTGTTCTTTCGCTTTCCCGGCCGGATGTTCTTCTTCTGGCTGATCTTCATCACGCTGATGCTGCCGGTCGAAGTGCGCATCCTGCCCACCTACAAGGTGATGGTCGATCTCGGCCTGATCGACACCTACGCTGGTCTGATCGTGCCGCTGATCGCATCAGCCACGGCGACTCTGCTCTTCCGCCAGTTCTTCCTCACCATACCGGGCGAATTGGTCGAGGCGGCCCGCGTGGATGGCGCCGGTCCCTGGCGTTTCTTCAAGGATATCCTGCTGCCCTTGTCGCGCACCAACATCGCAGCACTCTTCGTCATCCTCTTCATCTATGGCTGGACGCAATACCTCTGGCCGCTGCTCGTCACCAACCGCAATGACATGAACACCATCGTGATTGCGCTCAGGAAGATGATCTCGTTTGCCGATGCCGACACCGAATGGCATCTGGTGATGGTCACCTCCATGTTTGCGATCGTGCCCCCCATCCTCGTGGTGGTGCTGATGCAGCGCTGGTTCGTCCGCGGCCTCGTCGAAACGGAGAAATAA
- the ugpA gene encoding sn-glycerol-3-phosphate ABC transporter permease UgpA, which yields MIQPPKRLLLSPRVVFPNKVLPYLLVAPQLAITLVFFYWPASQALYQSMLKEDPFGLSSKFVWFANFRKVLSDPNYLNSVQVTIVFSIATAAVAMSVALLLAVMADKVVRSRGLYRTLMIWPYAVAPAIAGMLWLFLFNPSIGSLAYGLRWLGINWDPLLDGSQAMVLVVAAASWKQISYNFLFFVAGLQAIPKTLIEAAAIDGAGENKRFWTIVFPLLAPTTFFLLVVNTVYAFFDTFGIIHAVTGGGPGKATETLVYKVYNDGFVNLILGDSAAQSVILMVIVIALTAIQFRYVERKVHYG from the coding sequence ATGATCCAGCCGCCGAAGAGGCTCTTATTGTCCCCACGCGTCGTCTTTCCCAACAAGGTCCTTCCCTATCTGCTGGTCGCGCCGCAGCTGGCGATCACGCTGGTGTTCTTCTACTGGCCGGCCAGCCAGGCGCTCTACCAGTCGATGCTCAAGGAGGACCCCTTCGGGCTGTCATCCAAATTCGTCTGGTTCGCCAATTTCAGGAAGGTGCTGTCGGATCCGAACTACCTCAATTCGGTTCAGGTCACGATCGTCTTCTCCATCGCCACCGCAGCGGTTGCCATGAGTGTGGCACTCCTGCTTGCCGTCATGGCCGACAAGGTCGTGCGCAGTCGCGGCCTCTACCGCACACTGATGATCTGGCCCTACGCGGTGGCACCGGCCATTGCCGGTATGCTGTGGCTGTTCCTGTTCAATCCCTCGATCGGCTCGCTCGCCTATGGCCTGCGCTGGCTCGGCATAAACTGGGATCCGCTGCTCGATGGCTCGCAGGCGATGGTTCTGGTCGTCGCGGCCGCATCGTGGAAGCAGATCAGCTACAATTTCCTGTTCTTCGTCGCCGGGCTGCAGGCGATCCCGAAAACACTGATCGAGGCGGCGGCAATTGACGGCGCCGGCGAGAACAAACGCTTCTGGACGATCGTTTTTCCCTTGCTCGCGCCGACCACCTTCTTCCTGCTGGTGGTCAATACCGTCTATGCCTTCTTCGACACCTTCGGCATCATCCACGCCGTCACCGGCGGCGGGCCGGGCAAGGCGACGGAGACGCTGGTCTACAAGGTTTACAATGACGGCTTCGTCAATCTCATCCTCGGCGATTCGGCCGCCCAGTCGGTGATCCTGATGGTCATCGTCATCGCGCTCACCGCGATCCAGTTCCGCTACGTCGAGAGGAAGGTGCATTATGGCTGA